One Staphylococcus simiae genomic region harbors:
- the metC gene encoding cystathionine beta-lyase MetC, which produces MTLSRETEVIFDWRRGIDYHSANPPLYDSSTFHQQQLGGQTHYDYARSGNPNRTLVEEKLARLEHGDYAFAFASGIAAVSAVLLTFKSGDHIILPDDVYGGTFRLTEQILNRFNIAFTTVDTTNLEAITQAIQPNTKLIYLETPSNPCFKITDIEAVSTIAKAHNLLVAVDNTFMTPLGQSPLTLGADIVIHSATKFLSGHSDLIAGAVITNNKVISDALYLIQNGTGNALSAQDSWMLAKHLKTLPVRFSQSVANTRKIVDFLIKQDEITEVYYPGHNVTHLKQANNGGAVIGLRLKDETKAQAFVDALTLPLVSVSLGGVETILSHPATMSHAALPEEVRQQRGITFGLFRLSVGLEDPDELIADIKYALKEAFNESISHTIERQHFSS; this is translated from the coding sequence ATGACTTTATCTAGAGAAACTGAAGTGATATTTGATTGGCGTCGAGGGATTGATTACCATTCTGCTAATCCACCTTTATACGATTCATCAACATTTCATCAACAACAATTAGGTGGCCAAACTCATTACGATTATGCTCGCAGTGGCAATCCAAACCGTACATTAGTTGAAGAAAAATTAGCGCGTTTAGAGCATGGCGACTATGCTTTTGCATTTGCCTCAGGCATCGCAGCAGTGTCTGCCGTTCTGTTAACATTTAAATCTGGTGATCATATTATCTTGCCTGATGATGTTTATGGTGGAACATTCCGTTTAACAGAACAAATCTTAAATCGTTTCAACATAGCATTCACAACCGTTGATACAACAAATCTTGAAGCAATCACACAAGCTATACAACCTAATACTAAATTAATTTATTTAGAAACACCTTCAAATCCCTGTTTTAAAATAACAGACATTGAAGCAGTATCAACTATAGCTAAAGCACATAACTTACTCGTAGCTGTTGATAATACCTTTATGACACCACTTGGTCAGTCCCCTCTAACACTTGGGGCAGACATCGTTATTCATAGTGCTACTAAATTTTTAAGTGGTCATAGTGACTTAATTGCTGGTGCTGTCATTACAAATAACAAAGTCATCAGCGACGCATTATATTTAATTCAAAACGGAACTGGTAATGCTCTATCAGCACAAGATAGTTGGATGTTAGCTAAGCATTTAAAAACATTGCCTGTCAGATTTAGTCAATCTGTTGCCAATACTCGAAAAATCGTAGACTTCCTAATCAAGCAAGATGAAATAACAGAAGTGTATTATCCAGGACATAATGTGACTCACTTAAAACAAGCTAACAATGGAGGTGCTGTCATAGGTTTACGTTTAAAAGATGAAACGAAGGCTCAAGCATTTGTCGATGCTTTAACATTACCTCTTGTATCAGTAAGTTTAGGTGGTGTTGAAACAATATTATCTCACCCAGCAACAATGTCTCATGCGGCACTACCAGAAGAAGTAAGGCAACAACGAGGTATTACATTTGGTCTATTCCGTCTCAGTGTCGGTTTAGAAGATCCAGATGAGCTGATTGCAGATATAAAATATGCACTAAAGGAGGCATTTAATGAGTCAATTTCTCACACAATTGAAAGACAACATTTTAGTAGCTGA
- the metE gene encoding 5-methyltetrahydropteroyltriglutamate--homocysteine S-methyltransferase, with amino-acid sequence MTTITTSNLGFPRLGRKREWKKAIESYWAQNITKAELDQTLTDLHKENLLLQKNYNLDSIPVGDFSLYDNILDTSLLFNIIPERFQGRDNNDDLLFDIARGNKEHVASALIKWFNTNYHYIVPEWDNVEPKVVRNVLLERFKFAQSLNINAHPVIVGPITFVKLSKGGNQTFEEKVQTLLPLYKEVFQSLIDAGADYIQVDEPILVNDDSESYENITKEAYDYFAEAGIGNKLVIQTYFERAHVKFLSSLPVGGLGLDFVHDNGYNLTQIEAGDFDRSKTLYAGIIDGRNVWASDIATKKSLIETLLTYTDNLVIQPSSSLLHVPVSLDDETLDTNIAEGLSFATEKLDELDALRRLFNNQDSTKYDKLKSRFDRFQNQSFKNLDYDFDSVRTSRQSAFAKRIEQQQQRLNLPDLPTTTIGSFPQSREVRKYRADWKNKRISDEAYETFLNNEIARWIKIQEDIGLDVLVHGEFERNDMVEFFGEKLQGFLVTKFGWVQSYGSRAVKPPIIYGDVKWTAPLTVKETVYAQSLTDKPVKGMLTGPVTILNWSFERVDIPRKVVQDQIALAINEEVLALEKAGIKVIQVDEPALREGLPLRSEYHEQYLKDAVLSFKLATSSVRDETQIHTHMCYSQFGQIINAIHDLDADVISIETSRSHGDLIKDFEDINYDLGIGLGVYDIHSPRIPTKEEITTAIDRSLQQIDRSLFWVNPDCGLKTRQEDEVKAALTVLVEAVKAKRQDKDGQDIA; translated from the coding sequence ATGACAACAATTACAACATCAAACTTAGGATTCCCACGTTTAGGTAGAAAAAGAGAATGGAAAAAAGCTATCGAAAGTTACTGGGCACAAAATATTACTAAAGCAGAATTAGACCAAACATTAACAGATTTACATAAAGAAAATTTATTACTTCAAAAAAACTATAACTTAGATAGTATCCCAGTTGGTGATTTCTCTTTATATGATAATATCTTAGATACTTCTTTATTATTTAATATCATCCCAGAACGTTTTCAAGGAAGAGACAACAACGACGATTTGTTATTCGATATTGCCCGTGGTAATAAAGAACATGTAGCTAGTGCTTTAATTAAATGGTTTAACACAAATTATCATTATATCGTACCAGAATGGGATAATGTTGAACCTAAGGTCGTTCGTAATGTTCTATTAGAAAGATTTAAATTTGCACAGTCTTTAAACATCAATGCACATCCTGTCATCGTAGGACCTATTACTTTTGTAAAATTATCTAAAGGTGGTAATCAAACATTTGAAGAAAAAGTACAAACATTATTACCATTATATAAAGAAGTCTTCCAATCGTTAATTGATGCAGGCGCTGACTATATTCAAGTAGATGAACCTATATTAGTTAACGATGATAGTGAAAGTTATGAAAATATCACTAAAGAAGCTTATGACTACTTTGCTGAAGCTGGTATAGGTAATAAATTAGTAATTCAAACTTACTTTGAACGTGCACATGTTAAATTCTTAAGTTCTCTACCTGTGGGTGGTCTAGGTTTAGACTTCGTTCATGATAACGGCTATAACTTAACACAAATTGAAGCTGGTGATTTTGACCGTTCTAAAACGTTATATGCTGGTATTATTGATGGTCGTAATGTGTGGGCATCAGATATTGCTACTAAGAAGTCACTCATCGAAACGTTATTAACTTATACAGACAATCTTGTGATTCAACCTTCATCTTCATTATTGCACGTACCAGTCTCTTTAGACGATGAAACGTTAGATACTAATATTGCCGAAGGATTGAGCTTTGCTACTGAAAAATTAGATGAATTAGATGCCTTACGTCGTTTATTTAACAATCAAGACAGCACTAAATATGATAAGCTAAAATCGCGTTTCGATCGTTTCCAAAACCAATCATTTAAAAATCTTGATTATGATTTTGATAGTGTTCGTACTTCAAGACAATCAGCATTTGCAAAACGTATCGAGCAACAGCAACAACGTTTGAATCTACCTGATTTACCAACAACAACAATTGGTTCATTCCCTCAAAGTCGTGAAGTTAGAAAATATCGTGCAGACTGGAAAAACAAACGTATTTCTGATGAAGCTTACGAAACATTTTTAAATAATGAAATTGCACGCTGGATTAAAATCCAAGAAGATATCGGGTTAGATGTACTCGTACATGGTGAATTTGAACGTAATGATATGGTTGAATTCTTCGGAGAAAAACTTCAAGGCTTTTTAGTAACTAAATTTGGTTGGGTGCAATCATACGGTTCACGTGCTGTTAAACCACCAATCATTTATGGAGATGTCAAATGGACTGCCCCATTAACAGTTAAAGAAACAGTATATGCTCAAAGTTTAACTGACAAACCTGTCAAAGGTATGTTAACTGGTCCAGTAACGATTCTTAACTGGTCATTTGAACGTGTGGATATACCACGTAAAGTTGTACAAGATCAAATTGCTTTAGCTATTAATGAAGAAGTATTAGCACTTGAAAAAGCGGGTATTAAAGTCATTCAAGTTGATGAACCCGCATTAAGAGAAGGCTTACCTTTACGTTCAGAGTATCACGAACAATATCTTAAAGACGCTGTTTTATCATTTAAACTTGCAACATCATCTGTGCGTGATGAAACTCAAATTCATACACATATGTGCTATTCTCAATTCGGTCAAATTATTAACGCTATTCATGATTTAGATGCTGATGTCATCTCTATTGAAACGTCACGAAGTCACGGTGATTTAATTAAGGACTTTGAAGATATCAATTATGATTTAGGAATTGGACTAGGTGTTTATGATATCCATAGCCCTCGTATTCCTACTAAAGAAGAAATTACAACAGCAATTGATCGTTCACTACAACAAATTGATCGCTCTTTATTCTGGGTGAATCCAGACTGTGGTTTAAAAACAAGACAAGAAGATGAAGTAAAAGCAGCATTAACTGTATTAGTTGAGGCCGTTAAAGCTAAACGTCAAGATAAAGACGGTCAAGATATTGCATAA
- a CDS encoding ParB/RepB/Spo0J family partition protein — MSRLVTNDDQRLIVSEDEHVVQIKLEQIKANPYQPRKTFDDMHLNNLADSIKQYGILQPIVVRKTIQGYYIVVGERRFRASKLAGLTTIPAIIKDLSDEDMMELAVIENLQREDLNAIEEAESYQRLMQELNITQREVAKRLSKSRPYIANMLRLLHLPQSIMAMVKKGDLSGAHGRTLLAIKNQNDMITIARRVIKEHWSVRQLEQYISGIKQNNNETKGEGKAQYRKPKFIAQQERQLKEQYGTKVDISTTNNIGKITFEFKSQEEFEILIKQLNVNYGK; from the coding sequence GTGAGTCGATTGGTAACGAATGATGATCAGCGATTAATAGTATCGGAAGATGAACACGTAGTTCAAATTAAATTAGAACAAATTAAAGCGAATCCTTATCAACCACGTAAAACGTTTGATGATATGCATTTAAATAATTTAGCGGACTCTATTAAACAATATGGAATATTACAGCCTATTGTTGTTAGAAAAACGATACAAGGATATTATATCGTCGTTGGTGAAAGAAGATTTAGAGCATCTAAATTAGCTGGTTTAACAACAATTCCAGCCATTATCAAAGACTTATCAGACGAAGATATGATGGAACTTGCAGTCATAGAAAATTTGCAGCGTGAAGATTTAAATGCGATAGAAGAAGCGGAAAGTTATCAAAGACTAATGCAAGAGTTGAACATCACTCAACGAGAAGTAGCTAAAAGATTAAGTAAATCTAGACCGTATATAGCAAATATGTTGCGGTTATTACATTTACCACAAAGTATTATGGCAATGGTTAAAAAAGGTGACTTGTCAGGTGCCCATGGTCGAACTTTATTAGCAATTAAAAATCAAAATGATATGATCACAATTGCTCGAAGAGTTATTAAAGAACATTGGAGCGTCCGCCAATTAGAGCAATATATTAGTGGAATAAAACAAAATAATAATGAAACAAAAGGTGAGGGTAAAGCACAATATCGTAAACCTAAGTTTATTGCACAACAAGAAAGACAGCTAAAGGAACAATATGGAACTAAAGTAGATATATCTACTACTAATAACATTGGGAAAATTACGTTTGAATTTAAATCTCAAGAAGAATTCGAAATACTAATCAAACAATTGAATGTTAACTATGGTAAATAA
- a CDS encoding bifunctional homocysteine S-methyltransferase/methylenetetrahydrofolate reductase, with protein sequence MSQFLTQLKDNILVADGAMGTILYSEGIDTCPEAYNLSHPDKIEHIHRSYIAAGADVIQTNTYGANFEKLKNFGLEHKVKDIHQAAVRIAKKAATDHTFILGTVGGFRGIKQDDLSLQSILYHSEIQIDTLVEEGVDALLFETYYDLEELTQIIKHTRQKYDIPIIAQLTASNTNYLVNGTDINSALKSIVACGANIVGLNCHHGPHHMQESFTHIELPDQAFLSCYPNASLLDIENSEIKYSDNAQYFGTVAQQLVNEGVRLIGGCCGTTPEHIKFIKSSVANLKPINSKKVVPITTSIRFNQSSTQTKQNLTSKVRERPTVIVELDTPKHLDTTKFFDNIAKLDKANIDAVTLADNSLATVRVSNIAAASLIKQYYNIEPLVHITCRDRNLIGLQSHLLGLSLIGVNEILAITGDPSKVGHLPGATNVYDVNSKGLTELALRFNQGINTDGDALKKCTHFNIAGAFNPNVRKLDGAVKRLEKKVDSGMSYFITQPVYSKEKIIEIYHATKHLDTPFFIGIMPIASYKNALFLHNEVPGIKMSDDILAQFEAVKDDKAKTRQLSLTLSKALIDTVHQYFNGLYIITPFQNVEDSLELAAYSKSITTHKEAIL encoded by the coding sequence ATGAGTCAATTTCTCACACAATTGAAAGACAACATTTTAGTAGCTGACGGCGCAATGGGTACAATTCTTTATTCAGAAGGTATTGATACTTGTCCGGAAGCTTACAACTTATCTCACCCAGACAAAATTGAACATATCCATCGTTCTTACATTGCTGCAGGTGCTGATGTTATTCAAACGAATACATATGGTGCTAATTTTGAAAAATTAAAGAACTTTGGACTCGAACATAAAGTGAAAGACATTCATCAAGCTGCCGTGCGTATTGCCAAGAAAGCAGCAACCGATCACACATTTATCTTAGGTACCGTTGGCGGGTTTCGTGGTATTAAACAAGATGATTTAAGTTTACAATCTATTCTTTATCATAGTGAAATTCAAATTGATACATTAGTTGAAGAAGGTGTCGATGCACTATTGTTCGAAACTTACTACGATTTAGAAGAATTGACTCAGATCATCAAACATACTAGACAGAAATATGATATTCCCATCATTGCTCAATTAACTGCTTCCAATACTAATTATTTAGTTAATGGTACAGATATCAATAGTGCACTTAAATCAATCGTTGCTTGTGGTGCAAATATTGTTGGACTTAATTGTCATCACGGTCCACACCATATGCAAGAATCGTTTACACATATTGAATTACCGGATCAAGCATTCTTATCTTGTTATCCAAATGCTAGTTTACTCGATATAGAAAATAGTGAAATTAAATATAGTGATAACGCACAATACTTTGGAACTGTAGCGCAACAATTAGTTAACGAAGGTGTTCGTTTAATTGGCGGTTGTTGTGGTACAACGCCAGAACACATTAAATTTATTAAATCATCTGTTGCTAACCTTAAACCAATTAATAGTAAAAAAGTTGTACCTATTACTACGTCTATACGTTTTAACCAATCATCAACACAGACTAAACAAAACTTGACATCCAAAGTACGGGAACGACCAACAGTTATTGTCGAATTAGATACACCTAAACATTTAGACACGACTAAATTTTTCGATAATATCGCTAAATTAGACAAAGCAAACATTGATGCTGTTACTTTAGCAGATAACTCACTCGCCACAGTAAGAGTAAGTAATATCGCTGCAGCAAGTTTAATTAAACAATATTACAACATTGAACCGTTAGTACATATAACTTGTCGTGACCGCAATTTAATTGGCTTACAATCTCATTTATTAGGCTTATCGTTAATAGGTGTTAACGAAATTCTAGCCATAACTGGTGATCCTTCTAAAGTTGGCCACCTACCTGGAGCTACTAATGTCTATGATGTCAATTCTAAAGGATTAACTGAACTGGCATTACGTTTTAATCAAGGTATTAATACAGATGGTGATGCGCTGAAGAAATGTACACACTTTAATATCGCTGGCGCCTTCAATCCTAATGTACGTAAATTAGATGGCGCTGTAAAAAGATTAGAAAAGAAAGTAGACAGCGGAATGTCTTACTTCATTACACAACCAGTGTATAGCAAAGAAAAAATAATAGAAATTTATCATGCCACTAAGCACCTAGATACACCATTTTTCATAGGAATTATGCCTATAGCAAGTTATAAAAATGCTCTATTTCTACACAATGAAGTGCCTGGTATTAAAATGTCAGATGATATTTTAGCACAATTCGAAGCGGTTAAAGATGATAAAGCAAAGACACGACAACTTAGTTTAACGCTATCAAAAGCATTAATTGATACTGTTCATCAATATTTTAATGGTTTATATATCATTACGCCGTTCCAAAATGTTGAAGACTCATTAGAACTTGCAGCATATTCAAAATCTATTACCACTCATAAGGAGGCAATATTATGA
- a CDS encoding DUF951 domain-containing protein, whose protein sequence is MTSKYGINDIVEMKKQHACGTNRFKIIRMGADIRIKCENCQRSIMIPRQAFDKKMKKIVVSHNDTNR, encoded by the coding sequence ATGACGTCAAAATACGGAATAAATGATATAGTAGAAATGAAAAAGCAACATGCTTGTGGAACTAATCGCTTTAAGATAATTAGAATGGGCGCTGATATACGAATTAAGTGCGAAAATTGTCAAAGAAGTATAATGATTCCACGTCAGGCATTTGATAAAAAAATGAAAAAAATTGTAGTATCTCATAATGATACAAATAGATAG
- a CDS encoding PLP-dependent transferase: protein MKDTELAQIALTHDHTGAIANPIYLSTAYQHPSLGQSTGYDYTRTKNPTRSAFEESFAKLERGSASFATSSGMAAIQLICNLFKPNDEILVSFDLYGGTFRLFDFYEQQYGIKFKYVDFLNYEEVTNQITANTKALFIEPISNPQMIAINVEPYYQLAQKHHLLTIIDNTFLTPYLSTPLEEGADIVLHSATKYIGGHNDVLAGVVTVKDDKLAQQLFDFHNMIGATLSPLDSYLLQRGLKTLHLRIERSQSNAQQLAAKCQELEAIDQVLYSGRTGMLSLRLNRDYNVAKFLENLEICIFAESLGGTETLITFPYTQTHVDMPDIEKDKRGIDEYLIRLSIGIEDYKDIERDIIQALKHSYVGGII, encoded by the coding sequence ATGAAAGATACTGAATTAGCACAAATTGCACTTACCCACGATCACACTGGTGCAATTGCAAATCCTATATATCTATCTACCGCCTATCAACATCCAAGTCTAGGTCAGTCAACTGGATATGATTATACAAGAACTAAAAATCCGACACGAAGTGCATTTGAGGAAAGTTTCGCTAAATTAGAAAGAGGAAGTGCATCATTTGCTACATCAAGTGGTATGGCAGCAATTCAATTAATTTGTAATTTATTTAAACCTAATGACGAAATTCTTGTTTCTTTCGATTTATATGGTGGTACGTTTCGCTTATTTGACTTCTATGAACAACAATATGGCATTAAATTTAAATACGTTGATTTCTTAAACTACGAAGAAGTTACTAATCAAATTACAGCTAATACTAAAGCGTTATTTATTGAACCTATATCTAATCCACAAATGATTGCTATAAATGTGGAACCTTATTATCAATTAGCGCAGAAACATCATTTACTAACTATTATAGATAATACGTTTTTAACACCTTATCTATCTACACCATTAGAAGAAGGCGCAGACATTGTATTACATTCTGCTACAAAATATATTGGTGGTCATAACGATGTACTCGCTGGTGTCGTCACAGTTAAAGATGACAAATTAGCACAACAGCTATTTGATTTTCATAATATGATTGGTGCTACGTTATCTCCGTTAGATAGCTACTTATTACAACGTGGACTTAAAACGTTACATCTACGTATAGAACGTAGTCAATCTAATGCACAGCAATTAGCTGCCAAATGCCAAGAGCTGGAAGCTATTGATCAGGTTCTTTATAGCGGTCGTACGGGTATGCTGAGTTTACGACTAAACAGAGACTATAACGTCGCTAAATTTTTAGAAAATTTAGAAATTTGTATCTTTGCTGAAAGTCTTGGTGGTACAGAAACACTGATTACATTTCCATATACACAAACTCATGTAGATATGCCTGATATCGAAAAAGATAAACGTGGTATCGATGAATACCTTATTCGCTTATCCATCGGCATAGAAGATTACAAAGATATTGAAAGAGACATTATTCAAGCTTTAAAACATTCATATGTTGGAGGGATTATATGA
- a CDS encoding cyclase family protein: MTQYPLWQQLQTLKQSTWVDLTHTFDPDIPRFSDFEKGEVSTLFTVKDHGFYVQRWNIVTQYGTHIDAPIHFVENKRYLEDLELKELVLPLIVLDFSQQAATNHDFIVTRAHIEAWEQQHGIIEPDTFVALRTDWSKRWPDIAQFENKDADGQQHAPGWGLDALKFLFEKRHIQAIGHETFDTDASIDVVKNGDLVGERYVLGQDKYQVELLTNLDLLPTRGAIIYSISPKPKHAPGFPVRAFAIKPS, translated from the coding sequence ATGACACAATATCCTTTATGGCAACAATTACAAACTTTAAAACAGTCAACTTGGGTAGATTTAACACATACCTTTGATCCTGATATTCCACGTTTTAGTGATTTTGAAAAGGGAGAAGTTTCAACACTGTTCACTGTTAAAGATCATGGATTCTATGTTCAAAGATGGAATATCGTAACACAATATGGCACACATATCGATGCGCCTATTCATTTTGTAGAAAATAAACGTTACCTTGAAGATTTAGAATTAAAAGAGTTAGTATTACCGCTTATCGTCTTAGACTTTTCACAACAAGCAGCCACTAATCATGACTTTATAGTGACACGTGCACACATAGAAGCGTGGGAACAACAACACGGTATCATTGAGCCAGATACTTTTGTGGCCCTACGTACAGACTGGTCTAAACGCTGGCCTGATATTGCACAATTTGAAAATAAAGACGCTGACGGTCAACAACATGCACCTGGATGGGGCTTAGATGCACTTAAATTCTTATTTGAAAAACGTCATATCCAAGCCATCGGACATGAAACCTTTGATACAGATGCCTCTATAGACGTTGTCAAAAATGGAGATTTAGTGGGTGAACGCTATGTTCTTGGACAAGATAAATATCAAGTTGAATTATTAACTAATTTAGATCTTTTACCTACACGTGGCGCCATTATTTATTCTATTAGCCCTAAACCTAAACATGCACCCGGATTCCCTGTGCGTGCATTTGCCATTAAACCTTCATAA
- a CDS encoding acetyl-CoA C-acetyltransferase produces MTKVVLAAAYRTPIGVFGGAFKDVPAYDLGATLIKHIIKQTNINPQDVDEVIIGNVLQAGQGQNPARIAAMKGGLPETVPSFTVNKVCGSGLKSIQLAYQSIIAGDNDIVIAGGMENMSQAPMLVNQGRFGFKMGHQTMIDSMVYDGLTDVFNQYHMGITAENLVEQYDISREEQDQFAVESQRKAVAAQQAGAFDSEIVPVSIPQRKGDPIVVTKDEGIRADASLEKLSRLRPAFKKDGSVTAGNSSGINDGAAMMLVMSEEKAQELNIEPLAVIDGFSSHGVDPSIMGIAPVGAIEKVLQRSNKAIADIDVFELNEAFASQSIAVDCELQLPKEKVNVKGGAIALGHPIGASGARVLVTLLHQLNDDVETGLTSLCIGGGQAVAAIVSKY; encoded by the coding sequence ATGACTAAAGTCGTATTAGCGGCTGCATATCGTACACCTATAGGCGTATTTGGTGGTGCTTTTAAAGATGTGCCAGCTTATGATTTAGGTGCTACATTAATCAAACATATAATAAAACAAACAAATATTAATCCGCAAGATGTGGATGAAGTTATTATTGGGAATGTCTTACAAGCAGGACAAGGACAAAATCCAGCACGTATTGCAGCGATGAAAGGTGGTCTGCCCGAAACCGTACCATCATTTACTGTAAATAAAGTATGTGGTTCAGGTTTAAAGTCAATTCAACTAGCATATCAATCTATTATCGCTGGAGATAATGATATTGTCATAGCTGGTGGTATGGAAAATATGTCACAAGCACCAATGTTAGTAAACCAAGGACGTTTTGGTTTTAAAATGGGTCACCAAACAATGATTGATAGTATGGTTTATGATGGTTTAACAGATGTTTTTAATCAGTATCATATGGGCATTACTGCTGAAAATTTAGTAGAGCAATATGATATTAGCAGAGAAGAGCAAGATCAATTTGCTGTTGAATCACAACGAAAAGCTGTAGCAGCACAACAAGCTGGGGCTTTTGATAGTGAAATTGTACCTGTGTCTATTCCACAACGTAAAGGAGATCCTATTGTTGTCACTAAAGATGAAGGGATAAGAGCAGATGCCTCTTTAGAAAAATTAAGTCGCCTAAGACCAGCGTTTAAGAAAGACGGTTCTGTTACTGCTGGCAATTCATCAGGTATTAACGATGGTGCAGCGATGATGTTAGTTATGTCTGAAGAAAAGGCTCAAGAATTGAATATTGAACCATTAGCAGTGATTGATGGATTTAGTAGTCATGGCGTGGACCCATCAATCATGGGTATTGCACCCGTTGGCGCAATTGAAAAAGTATTGCAACGTAGTAATAAAGCTATAGCAGATATTGATGTTTTTGAATTAAATGAAGCTTTTGCATCACAATCGATTGCTGTTGATTGTGAATTACAATTGCCTAAAGAAAAGGTTAACGTTAAAGGTGGTGCGATTGCATTAGGTCATCCGATTGGAGCATCTGGTGCTAGAGTATTAGTAACTTTATTACACCAATTAAATGATGATGTTGAAACGGGTCTAACATCATTATGTATTGGTGGAGGACAAGCTGTGGCAGCAATAGTATCTAAATATTAA
- a CDS encoding mechanosensitive ion channel family protein — protein MNQVMNIISSLFEPLTKIETYENIATKITMILIYIIVAIIVIKILDKMIEQGFRIQNKSKKGNKKRSKTLITLVQNVVKYIVWFIVITTILSKFGISVEGVIASAGVVGLAVGFGAQTIVKDIITGFFIIFESQFDVGDYVKINNGGTTVAEGTVKSIGLRSTRINTISGELTILPNSSMGEITNFSITNGTAIVEIPVSVDENIDKVEKKLNKLFLSLRSKYYLFVSDPVVLGIDAFEDTRITLRVSAETIPGEGASGARIIRKEAQKMFIQEGIKTPQPLYAAYNSIENDNK, from the coding sequence ATGAATCAAGTTATGAATATTATTTCATCATTATTTGAGCCGCTTACAAAAATTGAAACATATGAAAATATAGCGACGAAAATTACTATGATTCTTATATATATCATAGTTGCGATTATAGTTATTAAAATTTTAGATAAAATGATTGAACAAGGATTTAGAATACAAAATAAAAGTAAAAAAGGTAATAAAAAACGTTCTAAAACATTAATTACATTAGTACAAAATGTAGTGAAATATATCGTATGGTTTATTGTAATTACTACTATACTAAGTAAATTTGGTATAAGTGTTGAAGGCGTTATAGCCAGTGCAGGTGTTGTCGGTTTAGCTGTTGGTTTCGGTGCGCAAACAATAGTTAAAGATATTATTACAGGCTTTTTTATTATTTTTGAAAGTCAATTTGATGTGGGTGACTATGTTAAGATTAATAATGGTGGTACAACAGTTGCTGAAGGTACTGTTAAATCAATCGGCTTGAGATCTACACGTATTAATACAATCTCTGGGGAATTAACCATATTACCTAATAGCAGTATGGGAGAGATAACCAATTTCTCTATTACCAATGGAACAGCGATTGTAGAAATTCCGGTATCAGTGGATGAGAATATAGATAAAGTAGAGAAAAAATTAAATAAATTATTTTTATCATTACGTAGTAAGTATTATCTATTTGTTTCTGATCCAGTCGTGTTAGGTATTGATGCATTCGAAGATACTAGAATTACATTAAGAGTTTCAGCTGAAACAATACCTGGAGAAGGTGCTTCGGGAGCTAGAATTATTCGTAAAGAAGCACAAAAAATGTTTATACAAGAAGGTATAAAAACACCACAGCCACTATATGCAGCATATAATAGCATTGAAAATGATAATAAGTAG